The sequence TTACTCCATCTACGTCTACAAGGTAATGAAACAAGTTCACCCCGACACCGGCATCTCCTCGAAGGCCATGAGCATTATGAATTCGTTCGTGAACGATATTTTCGAGCGCATTGCGGGCGAGGCTTCCCGCCTGGCTCATTATAACAAACGCTCGACCATCACTTCTCGGGAGATCCAGACCGCCGTGCGCCTGTTGCTGCCCGGGGAGCTGGCCAAGCACGCCGTGTCAGAAGGGACAAAGGCGGTGACCAAGTACACCAGCTCCAAGTGAAGCCGCAGAAAGTGTTGACATAAACCCAACGGCTCTTTTAAGAGCCACTCACAATTTCCAGGGAAGAGTTTTACTAATGTTCGACATTGGATCGCAATCAATTTGTCTTTGAA comes from Mobula hypostoma chromosome 8, sMobHyp1.1, whole genome shotgun sequence and encodes:
- the LOC134350768 gene encoding histone H2B 1/2-like, with product MPEPKASKKGAKKAVSKAQAKGGKKRRRTRRETYSIYVYKVMKQVHPDTGISSKAMSIMNSFVNDIFERIAGEASRLAHYNKRSTITSREIQTAVRLLLPGELAKHAVSEGTKAVTKYTSSK